The genomic DNA ACTTTCTTCGCTTTCAGGGACTGTGGTTGACCCGGACTCAACGGCAAAAGGCAGGATATTTTTGAAGGCACAACAGAATGCCAAAGATGGGCAAACATACGAGATTCAATTGAGTGAGCCCGGGCCGTATGAGTTTAGCGGAATTTTGCCCGGCACTTACTCTTTAGAAGGGTTTCGAGATCAAGATAATAATGGAGAATATAGTTTTGGTCAGGCGTTTCCGTTTCAACCGGCGGAACGGTTCGTGGTTTATCCGGACACCCTAAAGATTCGAGCCCGTTGGCCTAATGAAGGAAATGATATTGTTTTTAAGCAATGATTTCAAGAGTCATGTCATTGCTTACCTGTCCAAAAGGATAACGAATAATAAATGATGTCATTTCTGTGAAGCAGGTTTGTCGCCTCATGTCTTCTCTTGTCTCACAACAAGCCATAAGCCCAACCAAACCACAAAACCCAGGTCGCCATCCACGCCCGCAACTATCCTCACGCGGCATTTTTTTATCCTGTAAAAAGCCGCTGCGTGGCCGCCCCATTAAAAAGTTGCCCAAAACACTCCCTTTGTCTCGTCAGCTACGCAATTAGCCATTTTTGTGCCTTGAGAAATAATCTCTCCTTAGTTCTTGAAGGCTTTAGTTAAATGCGTTAGTATTACTTTTTGTAGTATTTTAGTCAGCTGACTAAGTTCATAAGGCTTGGGAATAACTGCGGTAAATCCATGCTGTTTATACTCTGACATGACTGGATCGTTGGAATATCCACTTGAAACAATCGCTTTAACTTGAGGTGCGATTTCATGAATTTTTTGAATCGTTTCCGCACCTCCCATTCCACCGGGAACAGTTAAGTCCAAAATAACCGCATCAAAGGGACGTTTAAACTTGTTAGCTTTTTTGACTAAGTTGATTGCCTCAACACCATCGGCAGCAGTGGTCACTTCATATCCCAATTTACTTAGGAGTTTTGTCGCGATATCCGTGATTGATTTCTCATCATCCATCACCAGAATCCTGCCCTTGCCCGGAATAATCTTTTCTTCTCGTTGGTTTCGAGAGCGAACTTTTTTTTCTGAAGCCGGAAGATAGATGTAAAATGTTGTTCCGACTCCTACCTCTGATTCAGCCTGTATGTAACCGTCATGATTTAGGATAATCGAGTAGGTAGTCGCCAATCCAAGTCCACTGCCTTCAGTTTTAGTGGTAAAATAGGGATCGAAGATTTTGTCGAGGTTTTCCGGCGGGATGCCCTCGCCATGGTCTTGAATCGTTATCTTCACATATTTGCCGGGGTTGAGAGGGAGGCTTTCATTTTGTTTTATGACTGTGTTTTGAGCTTCTACGCTAATGACTCCACCCTTGGGCATGGCCTGATTGGCGTTGATGAATAAATTGTTCAGAGCCTGGCCGATCAGCCCTTGATCAATTTCAACTGGCCAGAGATCGGTTTGAAGATTGTTTTCGCAGCGGCTGTTGGCGCCACTTAGGGCAAACTGAGCCGCTTCAAAAATCAGGTCGGAGATAGCTGCAGATTTCTTAATAGGTTTCGCGCCTTTTGCAAAGGTGAGAAACTTTTTCGTAAGGTCTTTCGCACGATAGGAGGCCATTTCGATTCTTGCCAAATTTTCCAAAACTTCACCTTCACAACCCTGCCTCATCTTTGCAAGTTGAGCATTTCCCAAAATAACGGTTAGAAGGTTATTGAAATCGTGGGCGATACCGCCTGCCAGAATGCCGAGGGATTCAATTCTACTGGCTTTTTGTAGCTCTCTTTCTACTTTCTGTGATTCGGTAACATCACGAAAAGCCACAACCACCCCGATGATTTGATTGTCTTTGTCATGAATGGGTGCGCTGGTATCAGCTATGTGACGCTCGTGGCCATCTTTGGATAAAAGGATAGTATGATTTTCCAGCTTGACAGTGCGATTTGATGTTAGTACTTGCTCTACCGGATTCTGGCACGGTTCGCGCGTGCTCTCATTTAATATATTGAAGACCCGGGTCAGGGGTTTGCCGACTGCTTCTGTTAAACTCCAGCCGGTTAGTTTTTCAGCTTCTGTATTCATCAATTCGATGTGACCATTCTTGTCTGTTGTAATCACACCCTCGCCGATGCTCCGCAAAGTGACTCCCAGGCGTTCTTTTTCAGCGTAAAGAGCTTTTTCGGCTTGCTTGCGCTCGAGTGCATAGCGGAGCGAACGCTCCATAATAGTTGCGTCAATCCGGCCCTTCACTAAATAATCTGCTGCACCTGCTTTCATCGCCTCAACGTCAATATGATGATCACCTGCACCGGTTAACATAATAATTGGTGATCTGCAGCCATGTTCAAGCGCTTCGTGCAAAAGGTCCAGACCGTTATGTTCACCAAGGCGGTAATCGAGGAAATAGACCTTGTGCCGTTGCTCGCTCATCGCCTGCCGTGCGTCTCCATATTCCGCCACCCAGTCCAGTTCAACTGCCGGTTTTTTGATTTTAGAGAGTATGTTGCGAGTGATATGGTAGACCTCTTCATCATCTTCAATTAAGAGAACATTGATTGGCTTGCATTCCATGTTAATCTCCCTATCCGAACCAGCCGGGAATGTGAAGTATTGTTATTGAGTTAACATTTGGCGCCGCATTAGCAAACAGCTTTACCTTGCAATTAGGCAAGAAATAAAAATAAGAAAACGGAGCCAAAAAGAAAGCGTTGTGACGCTAACTTAATTGGCCGGTCTTTTTTTTTACAGCCGTTACGAGCAAGAAACAAATGAAATGGCAAACGGCAGGTGATTCTCCACTAATGAGGATAAATTACCTCAAAAGTAGAACTACCCCGTGACCTCAATATTGGGTGATGAAATTTTTCCCGGTGATTGGTTGTGAAAACAAGGGTTATAGGATGGTGGGTGAATTTGAACTCTAATTGACTCCTAGGCCCGATCACCCTTTTCCCGGTGGCAAATCAACCACCGCAAACCAATATTTACCCAGGTCTTTAATTGCCTCTACCAATCCATTAAAGGTTACTGGCTTGCTGATAAATGAATTTGCCCCCAGGTCGTATGAACGAAAGATGTCTTCTTCTGCCTGGGAAGTCGTGAGCACCACGATCGGAATTTGCCGCAGCGCCGGATCGGACTTAATCTCCTTGAGCGCTTCACGACCATCTTTTCTCGGCATGTTCAGATCGAGAAGGATCAGGCCGGGGCGTGGCGCATTGCGATATTGCCCTTTCTGATGCAGATAGTCCATCAACTCCACCAAAATATGTTTTGTTTATTCATAATTTCTTGCCAGGGGGATAACCGGCTCAAATATGAGACATTACTTTCTGCAATATCTTAGAATTTTACGCAAGGATAGGAAATATAAGTGATCAATATTTTTTAGCCAAGAAAACTTGATTCTTTTGCAAGAATTTAATTTTAATATTAACATAAATTTATTTGTGAATAAATTTGTTACATATGACTAAAATGGCCTTCTTCCTTAACCATTCTGAGAAGATAGTTTCAATAAAAAATGGGCTTCGACTATCTCTGCAGAATTTAGTGGCTATTGTTTAACAAGCTACATTGCAAACTCTTAATTATTATTTGCGCCAGTGAAAAATTTTCAT from candidate division KSB1 bacterium includes the following:
- a CDS encoding response regulator gives rise to the protein MDYLHQKGQYRNAPRPGLILLDLNMPRKDGREALKEIKSDPALRQIPIVVLTTSQAEEDIFRSYDLGANSFISKPVTFNGLVEAIKDLGKYWFAVVDLPPGKG
- a CDS encoding response regulator, translating into MECKPINVLLIEDDEEVYHITRNILSKIKKPAVELDWVAEYGDARQAMSEQRHKVYFLDYRLGEHNGLDLLHEALEHGCRSPIIMLTGAGDHHIDVEAMKAGAADYLVKGRIDATIMERSLRYALERKQAEKALYAEKERLGVTLRSIGEGVITTDKNGHIELMNTEAEKLTGWSLTEAVGKPLTRVFNILNESTREPCQNPVEQVLTSNRTVKLENHTILLSKDGHERHIADTSAPIHDKDNQIIGVVVAFRDVTESQKVERELQKASRIESLGILAGGIAHDFNNLLTVILGNAQLAKMRQGCEGEVLENLARIEMASYRAKDLTKKFLTFAKGAKPIKKSAAISDLIFEAAQFALSGANSRCENNLQTDLWPVEIDQGLIGQALNNLFINANQAMPKGGVISVEAQNTVIKQNESLPLNPGKYVKITIQDHGEGIPPENLDKIFDPYFTTKTEGSGLGLATTYSIILNHDGYIQAESEVGVGTTFYIYLPASEKKVRSRNQREEKIIPGKGRILVMDDEKSITDIATKLLSKLGYEVTTAADGVEAINLVKKANKFKRPFDAVILDLTVPGGMGGAETIQKIHEIAPQVKAIVSSGYSNDPVMSEYKQHGFTAVIPKPYELSQLTKILQKVILTHLTKAFKN